GAGAATCATAAGAAATATTTGAAGTGGCATAAAAGACATTTGTTTAGAAGCTAGAGGCGATATAAGTTGTAAAACCCTTCAAAACGGTCCGGAAGGTTTTTGAAGGAAGTTTTTTGCTGAATCGATTATGAATATTTCTGTTGAACTAAAAAAAGAGTAGCATCTACGATAGATGCTACTCTTTACTTGCGTTTCCCGGGAAATAAATCCTTAAATGCATACTTTGAAATCTGTTTTCGACAACATTAACTGCATCCAGATTGGACATACCTTCCATTGAACGCTAATACAACACCTTAAGATTGCTCCTTCACCATGCCGAACTTACATGCAGTTTCGAATAATATCTCCACAGCAGGAAGAAGGGGTTCTTCATCAATATCAAACTTTTCATGATGATGGCCTGCAGCAAGGTCTGTGCCAAAAATACAGTAAGTTGCTTGCCCGCCTCGCTCCTGTACGGAATTTAAGAAATAAGTTGCATCTTCGGATCCGGCATTGTCTTCACTTAACAGCGTAACGTTTTCAATGAAAGGATGCTGATTGGCGATGTGAGCTAATTCTTTTGCCAGCTGCTCAGAGCATTTGCAGCTGATTGCCTCTCCTGCAAGCTCAATAGTCTGTTCAACGTCATACATACGAGCTGCTCCGGCGACAATATTTTCGATCTGCTCTTTCATATAGTTATTTACTTCGCTCGTTTCTCCGCGTGTTTCTACTTTCATCGTCGCATGATTTGCGACAATATTTCTGCCGGAACCTGCATGAAGTTCGCCAACATTCACACGGGAATCGCCACTCGAATGCCGACTCACAGCATGCATATTTAAGGCTGCACTTGCTGCGGCGAGTAAAGCATTTTTTCCTTTTTCGGGTTCGCTTCCCGCATGGGAAGATTTTCCAGAAAATGTGATGTCCAGCTTGGACGTAGCTAAAAAGCCGTTATTCGCCGCAACGAAATGGTGTTTCGGTACACCTGTGCCGATATGGGCGGCGATAAAGTAATCAACATCATCTACCACGCCAGCGGCTGCCATGGCTTTTGCGCCTCTTGTTCCTTCTTCCGCCGGCTGGAAAATGAGTTTAATCACACCAGTAAGCTGCGCTTGATGTTCGGACAGTAGCGTCGCTAATCCTAGTCCAATTGCGGTATGTGCATCATGCCCACAAGCGTGCATTGTACCTTCAGAAATTGAGCGAAATCCTAAGTGCATCGGCGCATGATCTAATGAATTAGATTCTACGATTGGCAACGCATCCATATCAAAGCGAAAGGCAACTGTTGGTCCTGGGCGATTTGTATGAAGTGAAGCGACAATCCCTGTGTAACCCTCCTGGAAGAAGGGAAGAAATCGCTCGATAGCACCATGTTGCTTTGCCCATAATACATGGTTGTCCGTTATTTCTGCATTTGGTTTCCCCATACATGCTTCTTCCTTCATAACACTTTTACCCATTTGTAAGTCGAAGCCTAATTCATCTAGCACGCTCGCTACAATAGATGCCGTTCTCATTTCTAAAAATCCTTGTTCGGGAAAGCGGTGGAAATTCCTGCGCCAGTTAATAACTTGTTCTTCTAGTTGCATAAAAATCCCTCCATCTAAATTGATGACCGCTCATTGTATAGATTAAAAACGAGCATGAATTCCTGG
This window of the Sporosarcina ureilytica genome carries:
- a CDS encoding amidohydrolase, with protein sequence MQLEEQVINWRRNFHRFPEQGFLEMRTASIVASVLDELGFDLQMGKSVMKEEACMGKPNAEITDNHVLWAKQHGAIERFLPFFQEGYTGIVASLHTNRPGPTVAFRFDMDALPIVESNSLDHAPMHLGFRSISEGTMHACGHDAHTAIGLGLATLLSEHQAQLTGVIKLIFQPAEEGTRGAKAMAAAGVVDDVDYFIAAHIGTGVPKHHFVAANNGFLATSKLDITFSGKSSHAGSEPEKGKNALLAAASAALNMHAVSRHSSGDSRVNVGELHAGSGRNIVANHATMKVETRGETSEVNNYMKEQIENIVAGAARMYDVEQTIELAGEAISCKCSEQLAKELAHIANQHPFIENVTLLSEDNAGSEDATYFLNSVQERGGQATYCIFGTDLAAGHHHEKFDIDEEPLLPAVEILFETACKFGMVKEQS